The Corynebacterium halotolerans YIM 70093 = DSM 44683 region GCCCGTCACCCCACGCCCCGCGGACCGTTGGGACCGCCGCGCTCCCCGGATGCGGGCACTGCTGCAGGTGGAGCAGCCGACGGTGCTCGGCGCGCAGGAAGCGCTCCCGGATCAGGTCAGCTTCCTGCAGGACTCGCTCGGGCAGGGCTACCGTGTCATCGGCCAGGGGCGAAGCGCCAACGGTGGGGGAGAAGCCTCTCCGATCCTCTATGACAGCCGGAGACTGGAGCTGCTGGACTGGAAGCAGAGTGCACTTTCCGACACCCCGGAGCGGCCGGGGTCGGTCTCCTGGGGAAACATCATCCCCCGCATCATGGTGTCAGCGATTTTCCGGGACCGTGTGACCTCGCGGCGCTTTCTCACCGTGAACACCCACCTGGATCACCTCTCCCGGCGTTCGCGGGTGCGATCCGCGCAGGCGGTTCTCCGGGTCGTGTCCGACAGTGGCTTGTCTGCCGTGGTCACCGGTGATCTGAATGACGGTGCGGGCAGTGCGCCGCTGCGCGAGTTGCTTACGGAGGGAGAGCTCGTGGACACGTGGGAGACGGCGGAAGCCCACGACAGTGAGGCCTGGGGCACCTTCCCGAATTACCGGGCGCCCCGCCGTGGCGGGCGCCGCCTCGACTGGATCTTGGCCTCGCCGACCTTTCGGGTGCTCCGTGCCGCGACCAATCCGCAGCGTCACGACGGAGGATGGGCGTCGGATCACCTGCCGGTGCAAGCCGTGATGCTTCCGCCCGAGAACAGTGGTGCTCAATGATCGATAATTTTCTACGCCCGCCGCGGGGCCTGAGCGAGGTAGTGGCCGACACCCTCCGTGGGCTTGGCGCGCTCAGTGTTATTCTCGCCGCCGTTTTCTTCGAATTGACGGACGCCGGAGTCATCGCGTTCACCCTGCCCGGACTTGTCGCACCGCGCTTCATCGGAATCAAGCCATGGCCGGACATCATGCTCTCGGTCACGCTGCTCGTCGCTGCCTGGAGTAGCGTCCTCGATCTGTACACGAGAATCACCTGGTGGGATCTGGTCGTGCATTTCTTCTGTGTCGGAGTTCTGGCGGTGG contains the following coding sequences:
- a CDS encoding endonuclease/exonuclease/phosphatase family protein; the protein is MDPDPRLPLIGPVAAPAFQVMGWNIRRRLSPVTPRPADRWDRRAPRMRALLQVEQPTVLGAQEALPDQVSFLQDSLGQGYRVIGQGRSANGGGEASPILYDSRRLELLDWKQSALSDTPERPGSVSWGNIIPRIMVSAIFRDRVTSRRFLTVNTHLDHLSRRSRVRSAQAVLRVVSDSGLSAVVTGDLNDGAGSAPLRELLTEGELVDTWETAEAHDSEAWGTFPNYRAPRRGGRRLDWILASPTFRVLRAATNPQRHDGGWASDHLPVQAVMLPPENSGAQ